In Halofilum ochraceum, a single window of DNA contains:
- a CDS encoding ABC transporter permease — MAVSAEHPVVPGRGLLRDLRRLAVFMTKRIVALFLTVVVGVYLTILVANMGGKVDELRRIQIESTVAEEVRANPDFNDMSSQERNELINERVQLEVERLNLDEPFIWRSFDYLNQAIWLNLGRAEQMSSDRGSRDVYDIIGERLPATILLFGTANLLIFFSSVFIALRLSRRYGSPADRAVIGLAPTSAAPAWFYGIFLILFFAFIAPILPAGGMVDVPPPQSMTAYGLSVLKHMVLPVLAMFMSQIFISIYSWRTFFLIHSSEDYVEMARAKGLPEGRVERRYILRPTLAPIVTSFLLMLIGLWSGAIILEQVFNWPGLGTLLFQAIGHRDTPVIIGGVVIFAYLLALTVFILDILYAILDPRVRVGPE; from the coding sequence ATGGCCGTGTCCGCCGAGCATCCGGTCGTTCCGGGCCGCGGCCTCCTGCGGGACCTGCGGCGGCTCGCGGTGTTCATGACCAAGCGCATCGTCGCGCTGTTCCTGACGGTCGTTGTGGGCGTGTATCTCACCATCCTCGTGGCCAACATGGGCGGCAAGGTCGACGAGCTGCGGCGCATCCAGATCGAAAGCACCGTTGCCGAAGAGGTCCGCGCGAATCCGGACTTCAACGACATGTCGTCGCAGGAACGCAACGAGCTGATCAATGAACGGGTGCAGCTCGAGGTCGAGCGGCTGAACCTCGACGAGCCGTTCATCTGGCGCAGTTTCGATTACCTCAACCAGGCCATCTGGCTGAACCTCGGCCGCGCCGAGCAGATGTCCAGCGACCGCGGCTCACGCGACGTCTACGACATCATCGGCGAGCGCCTGCCGGCAACGATTCTGCTGTTCGGTACGGCGAACCTGCTGATCTTCTTCAGTTCGGTGTTCATCGCGCTGCGGCTTTCGCGCCGCTACGGCAGCCCCGCCGACCGGGCCGTGATCGGCCTCGCACCGACCTCGGCGGCCCCGGCCTGGTTTTACGGCATCTTCCTGATCCTGTTCTTCGCGTTCATCGCGCCGATCCTTCCGGCCGGCGGCATGGTCGACGTGCCGCCACCGCAGAGCATGACCGCGTATGGCCTGTCGGTGCTCAAGCACATGGTGCTGCCGGTACTGGCGATGTTCATGTCGCAGATCTTCATCTCGATCTACTCATGGCGGACGTTCTTCCTGATCCACTCGAGCGAGGACTACGTCGAGATGGCACGCGCCAAGGGCCTGCCGGAAGGCCGCGTCGAACGCCGCTATATCCTGCGCCCCACGCTGGCGCCGATCGTGACCAGCTTCCTGCTCATGCTGATCGGCCTGTGGAGCGGTGCCATCATCCTGGAGCAGGTATTCAACTGGCCCGGCCTCGGCACGCTCCTGTTCCAGGCCATCGGGCACCGCGATACCCCGGTCATCATCGGCGGCGTCGTCATCTTCGCCTATCTGCTGGCCCTGACCGTCTTCATCCTCGACATCCTCTACGCCATCCTCGATCCACGCGTGCGGGTGGGGCCGGAATGA